The nucleotide window AGCACGGCGACGCCGCTGTGTTCGCCGTCCGTGTTCTCCTCGGCCAGGACGACCGCTTCCTCGATCGCGTCCGGCATCGACTGCGTGACGGTCACCCGGTCCTCGCCGAAGATCTCGATCGCCAGCTCCGCCAGCTCTTCGACCGGCAGCGCGCGCGGTGAGCTGTTCTGCGTCACCACGAGCTGGGCCGTGACCGGCTCGAGCAGCTCGAGCAGGCCGGCCACGTCCTTGTCGCCGAGCACCGCGACGATGGCGACCAGGTGGCGGAACGCGAACTCCTCCTCGAGGGCGCGCACGGTGGCGGCCATCCCGTGCGGGTTGTGCGCGCTGTCGAGCAGGATCGTCGGCGCGCTGCGGACCCGCTCGAGCCGGCCCGGCGAGTCGACGCCGCCGAAGCCCTCGCGGACCAGGTCCGGATCGAGCTGCTTGTCGGGTCCCGCGCCGAGGAACGCCTCGACGGCGGCGAGCGCCACGGCCGCGTTCTGCGCCTGGTGCGCGCCGAAGAGCGGCAGGAACACCTCGTCGTACACGCCGCCGAGGCCCTGGAGGGTGAGCACCTGCCCGCCGACCGCCTGGTCACGCCGGATGACGCCGAACTCGCTGCCCTCGCGGGCCACGGTCGCGCCCACCTGGGCGGAACGCTCCAGCAGCGGCCGCATGGCCTCTTCCGTCTGGAGCGCGGTGATCACGGTGGCGCCCTGGTGGATGATGCCGGCCTTGGCCCAGGCGATGTCCTCGATCGCGTCGCCGAGCCACTCGGTGTGGTCGAGCCCGATCGGGGTGATGACGCAGACGCCGGCCTCGAGGACGTTCGTCGCGTCCTCCTCGCCGCCGAGACCGACCTCGACCACCGCGATGTCGACGGGCGCGTCGGCGAACGCCGCGTATGCCATCGCCGTGGTCATGTCGAAGTAGGTGAGCGGCTCGGCGGCCTGCTTGTCGACGAGGTCGGCGAGCGGCGCGATCTCGTCGTAGACCCGGGTGAGCCGCTCCTCGGTCACCGGCTCCCCGTCCAGGCTGATCCGCTCCCGGACGGTCTCCAGGTGCGGGCTGGTGTAGCGCCCGGTGTGCAGGCCGTGCGCGCGGAGCAGGCCGTCGATCATCCGAGCGGTCGAGGTCTTGCCGTTGGTCCCGGTGAGATGGATCGACGGGTACGCCCGCTGCGGAGAGCCGAGCACGTCCATCAGATCCCGGATCTTCTGGAGGTCGAAGGCCATGCGGGTGAAGCCGCGCCCGTCGAGCGCGGCGATCACCTCTTGGTAGCTGCTCATGCCGCCGGCAACGCCTTCAGCGCCGCCGCGATCCGCGCCAGATCGGCCTCGGCCGTCGCCAGCCGATCCTTGATCTTCGCGACCACCTGCTCGGGTGCCTTGCCGATGAACGCGTCGTTGTCGAGCTTGGCGCGGCACTGTGCCGCCTCCTTCTCGGCGATGCCGCGGTCCTTCTCCAGGCGAGCCCGCTCGGCCGCGACGTCGATCGTGCCGCGGGTGTCGAGGTCGACGGTGATGCCGCCGGTGACCGCGAGGGTCGCCGTGGCGGCGAAGTCGGCGGCGGGCGCGTCGAGCCGGGCCAGCGAGCGGATCAGCGGCTCGTGCACGTCGATGCCGACGTTGCCGAGGCCGGTCAAGGCCGCGCTGACCCGCTGGCCGGGACGCAGGCCCTGGTCCGAGCGGAAGCGCCGCACCTCGGTGACGACCTTCTGCAACGCGGCCAGCTCCTCCTCGGCCACGTCGTCGATCCGGGCCTGCTCGGAGACCGGCCAGGCGGAGGTGACAAGCGACTCGGCGCCGGTCAGCACCGTCCACAGCTCCTCGGTGACGAACGGGATCACCGGGTGCAGCAGGCGCAGCAGCTGGTCGAGAACGTGCCCGAGCACCCGGCGCGACCGCGCGGCCTCGGGGCCGTCGGTGGCCAGGACCGGCTTGCTGAGCTCGACGTACCAGTCGCAGACGTCGTCCCACGCGAAGTGGTAGAGCGTGTCGCACGCCTTGGCGAACTCGTACGTGGCGAGCTGCTCGTCGACCTCGGCGATGACGTGCTGAAGCCGGGACAGGATCCACTTGTCGACGGCCGACAGCTCACCGGTGTCCGGCACGTCGCCCTCGACCGTCGCGCCGTTCATGAGCGCGAAGCGGGTCGCGTTCCACAGCTTGTTGCAGAAGTTGCGGGAGCCCTGGCACCACTCCTCGCTGATCGGCACGTCCGAGCCGGGGTTCGCGCCGCGGGCCAGGGTGAAGCGGGTGGCGTCGGCCCCGTAGCGGTCGATCCAGTCCAGCGGGTCGACGGCGTTGCCGAACGACTTCGACATCTTCTTGCCGTGCGCGTCGCGGACCAGGCCGTGCAGCGCGACGACGTCGAACGGCTGCACGCCGTCCATCGCGTACAGGCCGAACATCATCATCCGAGCGACCCAGAAGAAGAGGATGTCGTAGCCGGTGACCAGGACGCTTGTCGGATAGAACTTGGCGAGGGTCTCGGTCTGCTCGGGCCAGCCCATCGTGGAGAACGGCCACAGCCCGGACGAGAACCAGGTGTCGAGCACATCCTCGTCCTGCGTCCAGCCCTCGCCCGACGGCGGTTCCTCGTCCGGTCCGACGCAGACCACCTCGCCGGC belongs to Amorphoplanes digitatis and includes:
- a CDS encoding valine--tRNA ligase, which translates into the protein MTEATDTRTPDSRPTGGLSAQYQPGEVEQRRYENWVSAGYFTADPASDKPPFSIVIPPPNVTGSMHVGHALEHTIMDTLSRLKRMQGFEVLWLPGMDHAGIATQNVVERQLAAQQLSRHDLGREAFVKKVWEWKAESGGAITGQMRRLGDSVDWSRERFTMDEGLSRAVQTIFKRLYDDGLIYRAERIINWCPRCLTALSDIEVEHSDDDGELVSIRYGDGDNSIVVATTRAETMLGDTAVAVHPDDERYKHLIGTEVELPLTGRRIPIVADEHVDPSFGTGAVKVTPAHDPNDFEIGRRHNLPSMTIMDERAVVTVPGPFEGLDRYEARPAVVAALREDGRIVAEKRPYQHSVGHCSRCKTTVEPRLSLQWFVNTGPLAKAAGDAVRDGRVAIEPPELAKRYFAWVDNMHDWCISRQLWWGHRIPVWYGPAGEVVCVGPDEEPPSGEGWTQDEDVLDTWFSSGLWPFSTMGWPEQTETLAKFYPTSVLVTGYDILFFWVARMMMFGLYAMDGVQPFDVVALHGLVRDAHGKKMSKSFGNAVDPLDWIDRYGADATRFTLARGANPGSDVPISEEWCQGSRNFCNKLWNATRFALMNGATVEGDVPDTGELSAVDKWILSRLQHVIAEVDEQLATYEFAKACDTLYHFAWDDVCDWYVELSKPVLATDGPEAARSRRVLGHVLDQLLRLLHPVIPFVTEELWTVLTGAESLVTSAWPVSEQARIDDVAEEELAALQKVVTEVRRFRSDQGLRPGQRVSAALTGLGNVGIDVHEPLIRSLARLDAPAADFAATATLAVTGGITVDLDTRGTIDVAAERARLEKDRGIAEKEAAQCRAKLDNDAFIGKAPEQVVAKIKDRLATAEADLARIAAALKALPAA
- a CDS encoding bifunctional folylpolyglutamate synthase/dihydrofolate synthase, giving the protein MSSYQEVIAALDGRGFTRMAFDLQKIRDLMDVLGSPQRAYPSIHLTGTNGKTSTARMIDGLLRAHGLHTGRYTSPHLETVRERISLDGEPVTEERLTRVYDEIAPLADLVDKQAAEPLTYFDMTTAMAYAAFADAPVDIAVVEVGLGGEEDATNVLEAGVCVITPIGLDHTEWLGDAIEDIAWAKAGIIHQGATVITALQTEEAMRPLLERSAQVGATVAREGSEFGVIRRDQAVGGQVLTLQGLGGVYDEVFLPLFGAHQAQNAAVALAAVEAFLGAGPDKQLDPDLVREGFGGVDSPGRLERVRSAPTILLDSAHNPHGMAATVRALEEEFAFRHLVAIVAVLGDKDVAGLLELLEPVTAQLVVTQNSSPRALPVEELAELAIEIFGEDRVTVTQSMPDAIEEAVVLAEENTDGEHSGVAVLITGSVVTVADARKLLKK